GTTGAGTTAAAAGCCAGATTTGATGAGGAACGTAACATTGCTTGGGCCCGCCAACTTGAAAAATCCGGATGCCATGTCGTTTATGGTCTTGTTGGACTCAAAACACATGCCAAAGTCACCTTGATTGTCCGTCAAGAAGGCCATGAATTACGTCGTTACGTGCATGTAGGCACAGGAAATTACAATGACAGCACCGCCAAAGTCTACACGGATCTAAGTCTATTTACTGCTCAAAGTGATATCGGACTTGATGCTTCCGAACTGTTTAATCAAATGACTGGCTATTCCGCTGATTTTGACTGGAATTCCTTCATTGTAGCTCCAACGGACATGAGCCTTTCCTTACAAAAGCTGATGAAGCGTGAAGCGGAGCATGCTGCAGCTGGAAGACCTGCACGTATCATTGCCAAAATGAACTCACTCTCTAATCAACAAGTCATCGACGATTTATATGGTGCCGCACAGGCCGGTGTATCTATCGATTTAATCGTTCGGGGGTTTGTTGTCTTCGTCCGGGGATTGAAGGCTTGAGCGAAAACATTACGGTTCGCAGTATTGTCGACCGCTTTCTGGAGCATTCAAGAATTTACTATTTTGAAAATGGCGGGAAGCCTGAGGTGTATTTATCCAGTGCAGACTGGATGACTAGAAACCTAACCCGACGGATCGAGCTGATGTGTCCGGTAAGAGACAGCAATATTCGTAAACAAATCGTTAAGATTCTTGAACTATCCCTTAAAGATAATGTGAAGGCTAGCTTCTTACAGCCTAATGGGTATTACGAGCAACCAGACGACAAAAAGGCCCCTTTCCGGAGCCAGTTCGCAGCAATGGATGTTACACGTTGGAAGGAAAATCGAGTTTTACCTTCACCGCCCAAGCATTCTTAAATGCTTTCAAGGCGTTCTCAATGTCCTCTAGACCAATCAGAAGCGCTGAAGCGCCCTCAAGATCCAGATTAAGAGTATTGCCGTGGAGATTAGCCTTCAGGCCGCTTACAATCCCGATCTCGGTGCTGTCTAGTGCAATGCTAAGCTGTACAAGCGATCCGAGCTTATGAATCCACTCTTCGTCGGAAGGCAGTAAAATGTCCTTATACATCTGGGACAATTTCTGCTTCCGGCTTTTTGTGCTATACGAGGCAATCATCGCGCACAGGATAAGCTGGCGGTGTGTCAGTCCACGAATCGGTGAATTCATCAGCCAATACAGGGTGTGTCGTTTAGATTGATAATAGTTAATGTTAGACCCTGTCCGATGTAGCATGATGGATACATAAATTAACATCTCATGTTCAGCTTTATTCTCCTCATCCTTGAACGCGTCAAACAGACTTAGAGCAAGTTTGTTAATATGATCTAAATACCGTTTAGAAGTACGAATATCAAACCGAATAATCGTATTTAAACTGTATTCAAGCGCACTGTCTCGCACCGGTTGCTCCGGCTTCAGTAGATCATGTAGCATACCTTCCCTGAGCCCCTCCCCGCTGATTACAGCCTGACTAGCCCCAATATACTGATATACCGTATGGAAAATAATCAACCCGGATACGATGATATCTGCTCGACTCTTAGACAACCCATCTAAATCTTTACGCTTATCATAAGGCATTGAAGGTAATGTGTTCATAAAATGCTCAATCGTCTCACTGGCCATGGTGTAACCGTGAGAGTTAGGTAATGAGTATGCTCTAGTCTTTTGATCCAGCTTACCTAGAGAACGAACCGTACCTCCCAGACCAAACAATGGAAGACCTGCTGTTGAGTTAAGCCAATCATGCTCTACCAATCTCCCCAGAACATAGGTCTCGAGCTTCTGAATCTGCTCTCCATTCCAGTTCCCACCTTGACCAAACATAAGATTGGTATTCACCGCTCCGAACGGAAAGGAAATACTATGTTGATAACGCCGCCCGCGAAAAAGTGTGATTTCAGTACTCCCGCCACCAATATCGATGACATAACCATCTTCAACATTAAATGCATTTATGACACCTAAGAAGCCAAAGTAAGCTTCCTGATGACCACTGATAACCTCAATGGGTATAGTTGAAGCTTCTGACAAAAAGGCAATAATTTCACTGGAGTTAGCAGCATTTCTGATTGCCGCTGTAGCGCCCGCACGAATGGTTTCTACATCAAAAGCATTGCAGATCTCCTTAAACTGGCGCAAGACTGGGATGATCGTCTCCATATCCTTCTGCTCCAGTCGACCTTCCTTCGTAATCTTCTCACTAAGACGCGCAGAGTACTTACACTCCTTTATGATCTTATAGCCTCCCTCCGGCGTTGTATCATAGATTACAAGACGTATGGAGTTAGAACCAATATCGATAATGCCTATCCGGCGCAGATCATCTCTCATTATGTATGTACTCCTTTTCAAGTTGTTTGACCATCTATTATACATGGTTTACATAAATAAATGAACTCAGTCCATTATATCCTCAAATTACGCAACTGTTAAAAAAATAAAGCGGCACCCGGATAACTTGCCCGAGCGCCGCTACAATTTGACTTACTTATAACACTTTACTTAAAAAATCCTGTGTACGTACATGCTGAGGATTTCCGAATACTTGTGCAGGTGTACCTTGCTCTACAATCACGCCGCCATCCATAAATAGAATACGGTCGCCCACTTCGCGTGCAAAGCCCATCTCATGCGTAACTATGACCATTGTCATCCCATCTTCTGCAAGCTTCTTCATAACCTCCAGCACCTCACCGACCATCTCTGGATCAAGGGCTGAGGTTGGCTCGTCAAAGAGCATCACATGAGGCTGCATCGCCAGCGCCCGGGCAATCGCGATCCGCTGCTTCTGTCCTCCTGACAGTTGAGCAGGATAAGCATCCTTTTTATCTTCTAGGCCTACAGTCTTGAGCAGCTCCATTGCGAATTTATCAGCTTCGGACTGCTGCTGTTTTTTCACCTTAATCGGTGCTAGTGTAATGTTCTGTAGAACTGTTTTGTGAGGAAAGAGGTTAAACTGCTGAAATACCATGCCCATCTTCTCACGTGTGACATTAATATCGTGCTTTTTGGAGGTAATAGATTCACCTTCAAAAGTAATTTCGCCACCAGTTGGCTGCTCCAGGAGATTCAAACAGCGCAGAAAGGTACTTTTACCCGATCCACTCGGTCCGATAACGACGACGACCTCACCTTTATGAATCTCCAAGTCAATTCCCTTGAGAATTTCCAGCTTTCCGTAATTTTTTTGCAAGTTCTTAACGGCGATCATCGGTATTCAGCCTCCTTTCCAGTCTACCTAGGATCTTCGATAGCGTAAATGTCAGCACAAAGTACATAAATGCGATAATTACAAGTGGTGTCATACCATCGTAAGAAATCGTTGTAACCGTACGTGCTTGAAACATCAAATCCGTAACGCCGATAAAAGAAATAATCGATGATTCCTTGATAATGGTAATAAATTCATTTCCGATTGCCGGAAGAACACTCTTGAGTGCCTGCGGGAGTATGATATGGCGCATAGTCATCCCTTGCTTCATTCCAAGCGAACGGGCTGCCTCCATTTGTCCACGATCTACCCCTTGTATCCCAGCACGGAAAATCTCTGCAAGGTAAGCAGAACTGTTAATGGATAAAGTGATTGCCCCCGACTGAATCGGTGTAAATTCAATCCCGAATGTAGCCAATCCATAATGGATCAGAAACAGTTGTACAAGCATAGGTGTACCACGAAGGAATTCTACCCAGGCTGTTGCCAAGAAGCGAAGCACACCCCATTTGGACATACGTAGCAAGGAAACAATAATCCCTAGAATAAAACCAAAGAAGACGCCTAGAACAGCAAGCAGCAAGGTATACTGCAAACCGGTTAGGAAAAAATCACGATAATCATAAGCCATTTTAAATAAAGTAATGTCCATAACCTATCCTCCCATCTCCAAAAAAATAGAAAATAGCTTATTGTCGCTATTTTCTGTATACACATACAATTTACTTTAGCAGACTTTAAAAATATCCGTTGTTTCTTTACTTCGTGCTATCTGCAAGCTCACTAGCTGCCGTTACGTACTCATCAATTTTACCTTCTGAGTTTAAACGTGTCAGTGTGCTGTTTACTTGATCCAGTAGCTCTTTGTTTCCTTTTTTAATACCAATAGCATAACCGTCATCTTCAACTTCTGGCTTAGCATCAGTAATTACAAGACCAGGAACATTCTTAACGAATGATTTGGCGACGGGCCCTTCAATGATAGCAGTATCTACACGATTGGATTGCAATTGTAGAACGATTTCGGAGATTTTACCCAGCGAAGTGATTTTCGCTCCCTCGATCCCTTTAGCAATTTCTTCTTGAATGGAACCAGTCTGCACACCAATTTTGGTACCTTTTACAGCATCCATAGTGGCGTATTTATCTTTGTCCGCTTCGCGCACAACAATCGCTTGCTCAGCCTTGTAATAAATGTCTGAAAGATCAACAGCTTTTTTACGTTCTTCCGTCGGGCTAAGTCCAGAAATTACAATATCTACTCTTCCGCTGGACAATTCGTTTAGTAGTGAGTCGAATGGCAAGTCCTTAATTACAAGTTCTGCACCCATATCAGCAGCAATTTCCTTAGCGATATCGATATCAAAGCCCACGATAGTATCTTTACCGTCTACTACTTTATGGAATTCGTACGGAGGAAAATCTGCACTTGTGCCCATAGTAAGCTTCTTAGTAGCCCCACCGTTAGTTGCATTTCCACTTGCAGCGGTATCACTATCATTTTTATTTTGACCGCAGCCTGACAACAGGCCTACTGCTAATAACATACCTAAACTAAGTTTACCCCATTTGTTCATTTCTATATCTCCCCTATTCATATGAAAAAAATCCACGTTGTCTCTTTGACCGACTTATTATAAATCAGAACGCATGAATATGCAAAGGCATAATTGTGACAATAACTTCCTTTTATTGGGTTTCAAAGCAAAGAATTCATTCTTCTGAAACATATTATTCAACATTTATTCAAATTTTATATAATTTTATACATTTTTACTATTCCCTAACTTAACCAAATCATGCGGCAAATCGCCCCTAATTTTCATTAAAAAAAGGAGTGCACTAAAGTATGAGTTATACTTCAGTGCACTCCCTTATTAACCTATTACGGAATCTAATGAATCCTTATTCCGTAATTTCATTATAAATATCAATGTACTGTTGCGCCGATACATTCCAGCTATAATCGCCAGCGAATGCGTTTTTCGTAATCTTTTTCCAGTGTTCAGGCTGCTTGTATAATGAGATCGCCCGGCGAAGTGTAAACATCATATCGTGGGCGTTGTAGTTACTGAATGTAAAGCCGTTCCCTTCACCGGATTCTTCATTATAAGCTTGAACTGTGTCATTCAGGCCACCAGTTTCGCGCACAACAGGTATGCTACCATAGCGTAAAGCGAGAAGTTGACTGATCCCGCAAGGTTCAAACTTGGAAGGCATAAGAAAGATATCACTAGCAGCATATATTTTGCGTGAGAGTGCATCATTAAAGAGGATTTGTGAAGATAGCTTTGTCGGATAACGCCAAGCCGCTTCCTTAAACCATCGCTCATAGGACTCATCCCCCGTTCCAAGCAGAACAAATTGAATGTCATCCTTATACAATAGCTCATCCAATACACGCGTAAGCAAATCTAAACCCTTGGAATCCACAAGACGAGTAACCATAGCCACCATCGGAATATTAGCATCCACAGGTAGTCCTAATTCCTCCTGCAAGGCTAATTTGTTCTCCGTTTTCTTCGCCAGATTAGAACGATAACGGGTAGCAAGACTTGTATCTGTTGCAGGATTATAACTTTTTGTATCTATTCCATTCACAATACCGCTCAAAACATCCGCTCGCGCATTCAACAATCCATCCAGTCCGTAACCATAATAAGGTGTTCGAATTTCTTCCGAGTAGGTTGGACTTACTGTGGTGACACGGTCGCTGTATACAATGCCACCTTTTAAGAAATTCACATTCCCGTAATACTCCACGCCTCCAAAATAACTGCTGTCAAGACCCAATAGCTCCCCAAGCACCTCATATGGAAACACACCCTGATACAACAGGTTATGTATGGTAAATACACTTCGCATTTCGCTGTAAAATGGATTGTGTCGATAATGACCCTGAAGCAGCATTGGGATTACAGCCGCATGCCAATCATGGCAATGCAAGACGTCCGGCTGAAAATCAATAGCTGGCAGACACTCCAGCACCGCACGATTATAGAACGCGAAGCGTTCCCCATCGTCCATATATCCGTAGATTCCGTCCCGTCCAAAATAATATTCATTGTCGATAAAGTAAACGGGAATACCGTCATAAACCATATGTTCGATCCCGCAGTATTGATTACGCCAACCGATTGGCACATACACTTCTGTTAAATGCTCCATTTTTGAAGTGAACTTTTCTGGAATCCCACGATATTTAGGCAAAATCACTCGTACATCTACCCCGGCACCCTTCAGTGCTTTAGGTAATGCCCCAATGACATCGGCCAGACCACCCGTTTTGATAAATGGATGAGCTTCAGCTGCGGCAAATAAAACTTTCATGATTATTTCCCCCTTTAAAGTGTACGGATTCTCTATTCGTTCTTTAATCTATGACTCATTTGCCTCTTTACTCTTACCCACTCGTGACGTTTTCTTAAACACCAGGAAGCTAAGAGGCGGTAATGTTAGCTCTATACTGTTCACCTGATTATGCCATTCTAACTTTTTGCTCTTCTGAGGCAAGTTGTGTATACCCGAACCTCCGAACGCTACATCTTCCGAGCTAAAAAGTTCTTCATAGGTCCCTGGGCGTGGAACCCCTATACGATACTGTTGACGCTGGACAGGTTGAAAATTAATGATAAACAGCAACGTATCTCCAGGCTTCTTGCCTTTTCGCAGATATGAAATTACGCTTTGTTCATTGTCATCTGCATCAATCCATTGATAACCCTCTTGGGAATGATCAAGCTCCCACAGGGCTTTCTCCGAGCGATACAGTTTATTAAGTGCAGCTGTGTAAGCTAGCATGCCGCGATGGCTGTCATAGTCCAGCAGTAGCCAATCCAGCTGCTCCTGATCCTTCCACTCAATAAATTGACCAAATTCTCCACCCATGAACAGGAGTTTCTTTCCGGGATGAGATATTTGATAACCAAGTAGCTG
This genomic stretch from Paenibacillus sp. FSL H7-0737 harbors:
- a CDS encoding amino acid ABC transporter ATP-binding protein — protein: MIAVKNLQKNYGKLEILKGIDLEIHKGEVVVVIGPSGSGKSTFLRCLNLLEQPTGGEITFEGESITSKKHDINVTREKMGMVFQQFNLFPHKTVLQNITLAPIKVKKQQQSEADKFAMELLKTVGLEDKKDAYPAQLSGGQKQRIAIARALAMQPHVMLFDEPTSALDPEMVGEVLEVMKKLAEDGMTMVIVTHEMGFAREVGDRILFMDGGVIVEQGTPAQVFGNPQHVRTQDFLSKVL
- a CDS encoding amino acid ABC transporter permease, which codes for MDITLFKMAYDYRDFFLTGLQYTLLLAVLGVFFGFILGIIVSLLRMSKWGVLRFLATAWVEFLRGTPMLVQLFLIHYGLATFGIEFTPIQSGAITLSINSSAYLAEIFRAGIQGVDRGQMEAARSLGMKQGMTMRHIILPQALKSVLPAIGNEFITIIKESSIISFIGVTDLMFQARTVTTISYDGMTPLVIIAFMYFVLTFTLSKILGRLERRLNTDDRR
- a CDS encoding Ppx/GppA phosphatase family protein; translated protein: MRDDLRRIGIIDIGSNSIRLVIYDTTPEGGYKIIKECKYSARLSEKITKEGRLEQKDMETIIPVLRQFKEICNAFDVETIRAGATAAIRNAANSSEIIAFLSEASTIPIEVISGHQEAYFGFLGVINAFNVEDGYVIDIGGGSTEITLFRGRRYQHSISFPFGAVNTNLMFGQGGNWNGEQIQKLETYVLGRLVEHDWLNSTAGLPLFGLGGTVRSLGKLDQKTRAYSLPNSHGYTMASETIEHFMNTLPSMPYDKRKDLDGLSKSRADIIVSGLIIFHTVYQYIGASQAVISGEGLREGMLHDLLKPEQPVRDSALEYSLNTIIRFDIRTSKRYLDHINKLALSLFDAFKDEENKAEHEMLIYVSIMLHRTGSNINYYQSKRHTLYWLMNSPIRGLTHRQLILCAMIASYSTKSRKQKLSQMYKDILLPSDEEWIHKLGSLVQLSIALDSTEIGIVSGLKANLHGNTLNLDLEGASALLIGLEDIENALKAFKNAWAVKVKLDFPSNV
- the glgA gene encoding glycogen synthase GlgA, with product MKVLFAAAEAHPFIKTGGLADVIGALPKALKGAGVDVRVILPKYRGIPEKFTSKMEHLTEVYVPIGWRNQYCGIEHMVYDGIPVYFIDNEYYFGRDGIYGYMDDGERFAFYNRAVLECLPAIDFQPDVLHCHDWHAAVIPMLLQGHYRHNPFYSEMRSVFTIHNLLYQGVFPYEVLGELLGLDSSYFGGVEYYGNVNFLKGGIVYSDRVTTVSPTYSEEIRTPYYGYGLDGLLNARADVLSGIVNGIDTKSYNPATDTSLATRYRSNLAKKTENKLALQEELGLPVDANIPMVAMVTRLVDSKGLDLLTRVLDELLYKDDIQFVLLGTGDESYERWFKEAAWRYPTKLSSQILFNDALSRKIYAASDIFLMPSKFEPCGISQLLALRYGSIPVVRETGGLNDTVQAYNEESGEGNGFTFSNYNAHDMMFTLRRAISLYKQPEHWKKITKNAFAGDYSWNVSAQQYIDIYNEITE
- a CDS encoding transporter substrate-binding domain-containing protein translates to MNKWGKLSLGMLLAVGLLSGCGQNKNDSDTAASGNATNGGATKKLTMGTSADFPPYEFHKVVDGKDTIVGFDIDIAKEIAADMGAELVIKDLPFDSLLNELSSGRVDIVISGLSPTEERKKAVDLSDIYYKAEQAIVVREADKDKYATMDAVKGTKIGVQTGSIQEEIAKGIEGAKITSLGKISEIVLQLQSNRVDTAIIEGPVAKSFVKNVPGLVITDAKPEVEDDGYAIGIKKGNKELLDQVNSTLTRLNSEGKIDEYVTAASELADSTK